One genomic region from Sphingomonas paeninsulae encodes:
- the rpmA gene encoding 50S ribosomal protein L27 produces MAHKKAGGSSRNGRDSAGRRLGVKKYGGEAVLAGNILVRQRGTRVWPGRNVGLGTDHTLFALVEGRVQFHDGKQGRKYVSVDMIAQAAE; encoded by the coding sequence GTGGCACATAAAAAGGCAGGTGGTTCATCCCGCAACGGTCGCGATTCGGCCGGACGTCGTCTTGGCGTGAAGAAATACGGCGGCGAAGCTGTCCTCGCGGGCAACATTCTCGTGCGTCAGCGCGGCACTCGCGTATGGCCAGGCAGAAATGTTGGTCTTGGCACGGATCATACTTTGTTCGCGCTCGTTGAGGGCCGCGTACAGTTTCATGATGGAAAGCAAGGCCGCAAATATGTGTCGGTTGATATGATTGCACAGGCAGCTGAATAA
- a CDS encoding TetR family transcriptional regulator, protein MSIERKRLSPDESRSVALDAARDILIAEGPQSVTLKAVSARIGKTHANLLHHFGSALGLQKALAAMLAETVCDNIAATVCKARRGECSPQAIVDMTFDAFDGQGAGALAAWMLMTGDRDALDPILESIHRLVDELSVDNEDGLIREDTLTLVFMALGDALLGKAMAKALGLPREAAREIAYRQLLSSPGVQARMAALI, encoded by the coding sequence ATGTCAATAGAACGCAAACGCCTGTCGCCTGATGAAAGCCGCAGCGTGGCGCTGGATGCAGCGCGCGATATCCTGATTGCCGAAGGTCCACAAAGCGTCACTCTTAAGGCAGTATCTGCGCGAATCGGGAAAACCCACGCGAATCTGCTTCATCATTTTGGATCGGCGCTTGGTCTGCAAAAGGCGTTGGCGGCGATGCTTGCCGAAACCGTGTGTGACAACATTGCCGCCACTGTTTGCAAAGCGCGCCGTGGTGAGTGCAGTCCGCAGGCTATCGTCGATATGACATTCGACGCGTTCGATGGACAGGGTGCGGGTGCGCTGGCGGCATGGATGCTGATGACCGGCGACCGTGACGCGCTCGACCCTATACTCGAATCGATTCATCGGCTGGTCGACGAACTTAGTGTTGATAATGAGGATGGCTTAATTCGCGAGGATACCCTGACTCTCGTATTTATGGCATTGGGCGACGCACTGCTTGGCAAGGCGATGGCGAAAGCGCTCGGCCTTCCCCGTGAAGCGGCGCGAGAAATCGCCTATCGCCAACTCCTTTCATCGCCCGGCGTGCAAGCGCGTATGGCAGCTTTAATCTGA
- the obgE gene encoding GTPase ObgE yields the protein MHFLDQAKVYISSGAGGPGAVAFRREKFVEYGGPDGGNGGKGGDIIFEAVAGLNTLIDFRYTQHFRAPRGKGGSGSNRTGAGGDDLIIRVPIGTQLLSDDREHVLADFTKVGERRVFLRGGDGGRGNATYKTSTNRAPRQHGVGWPGEEMWVWLRLKLLADAGLLGLPNAGKSTFINAVTNARAKVGAYPFTTVRPQLGVVTYRDREWVVADIPGLIEGAAEGAGIGDRFLGHVERCRVLLHLVDATGDDPVGAYRIVRKELKNYGAGLIDKTEVIGLNKIDALESAEVKKLVTKLKRASKAEVFPMSGAAGTGLDVVLDRLADAIPSVGISPAKVEAGDPASEWSPL from the coding sequence ATGCATTTTCTCGATCAAGCCAAAGTCTATATTTCCTCCGGTGCCGGTGGGCCCGGCGCAGTTGCGTTTCGGCGTGAAAAATTCGTCGAATATGGTGGCCCCGACGGCGGCAACGGTGGCAAGGGCGGCGATATCATTTTCGAAGCCGTCGCTGGCCTCAACACGCTCATCGACTTTCGATATACCCAACACTTTCGTGCACCTCGCGGAAAAGGTGGGTCGGGCAGCAACCGCACTGGTGCCGGCGGTGACGACCTTATCATCCGCGTTCCGATCGGCACGCAATTGCTCAGCGACGACCGCGAACATGTCCTCGCCGATTTCACCAAAGTCGGCGAACGGCGCGTTTTCCTGCGCGGCGGCGACGGCGGACGTGGAAATGCCACCTACAAGACATCGACCAACCGCGCGCCGCGACAGCACGGCGTCGGCTGGCCGGGTGAGGAAATGTGGGTGTGGCTACGCCTGAAACTGCTGGCGGATGCCGGGCTGCTTGGCCTTCCCAATGCTGGGAAATCGACCTTCATCAATGCGGTTACCAATGCACGGGCAAAGGTTGGCGCTTATCCATTCACGACCGTCCGCCCACAACTCGGCGTCGTCACTTACCGCGATCGTGAGTGGGTCGTTGCCGATATTCCCGGCCTGATCGAAGGTGCTGCCGAAGGTGCGGGTATCGGCGATCGTTTCCTTGGTCACGTCGAACGCTGTCGGGTGCTGCTGCACCTTGTCGATGCCACCGGTGACGACCCCGTCGGTGCCTATCGCATCGTTCGCAAGGAACTCAAAAACTACGGCGCGGGCCTGATCGACAAGACCGAAGTGATCGGCCTGAACAAGATCGACGCGCTGGAGTCTGCCGAGGTCAAGAAACTCGTCACTAAACTGAAACGGGCATCCAAGGCCGAAGTATTCCCAATGTCGGGCGCGGCGGGAACCGGGCTGGACGTCGTGCTCGACCGACTGGCGGACGCGATACCTTCTGTCGGGATCAGCCCTGCGAAGGTGGAAGCGGGAGATCCCGCGTCCGAATGGTCGCCCCTCTGA
- a CDS encoding acyl carrier protein: MTERTEIYDIVAAQIAPFNKKGVALSEATTFAGDLEWDSLTVMDFVAAIEDEFDIIITMNMQAEIETVGQLIDAVGKLKA; encoded by the coding sequence ATGACCGAACGCACAGAAATCTATGACATCGTCGCCGCGCAGATCGCGCCTTTCAACAAAAAAGGCGTTGCGCTGAGCGAGGCCACAACCTTTGCCGGCGATCTCGAATGGGATTCGCTGACAGTCATGGATTTCGTTGCCGCGATCGAAGATGAATTCGACATCATCATCACGATGAACATGCAGGCCGAAATCGAAACCGTCGGGCAATTGATCGACGCAGTAGGCAAGTTGAAAGCATGA
- the proB gene encoding glutamate 5-kinase yields MNHALSPAACRRLIVKVGSSLLVDASGAVRREWLATLVADIARRIAAGQQVAVVSSGAIALGARRLKLTKGGRANLEDAQAAAAVGQIALAGVWADLLGDHGLTAAQMLVTLDDLEDRRRYLNASATLERLLSLKVVPIINENDSVATHEIKFGDNDRLAARIGAAANAQGVVLLSDVDGLYTADPTRDTTATRIERVTRIDAKVLAMAGTGTSSGMGSGGMASKIEAARIANSAGADLIIISGHESHPLTRMDSGENGTVFVASARTKGRKTWLAGRLTVRGTIHVDAGAVRALASGASLLAAGAKRTEGSFSRGDVVDIAGPDGTPIARGLSEYDAADAARITGLKSDAIAAVLGYAPRSALIHRDHMVHL; encoded by the coding sequence GTGAATCATGCCTTGTCCCCTGCTGCTTGTCGCCGCCTGATTGTGAAGGTCGGATCTTCGCTGCTCGTCGATGCGAGCGGCGCGGTGCGGCGCGAATGGCTGGCGACACTGGTCGCGGACATCGCCCGGCGCATCGCTGCCGGACAACAGGTCGCGGTTGTTTCGTCCGGTGCGATTGCTTTGGGCGCGCGACGGCTAAAATTGACGAAGGGAGGTCGCGCAAACCTCGAAGATGCGCAAGCCGCCGCTGCGGTCGGGCAGATTGCACTTGCCGGCGTGTGGGCGGACTTGCTCGGCGATCATGGCCTAACTGCCGCGCAGATGCTCGTGACGCTTGACGACCTTGAAGATCGTCGCCGTTATCTCAACGCGTCCGCCACTCTGGAACGGCTGCTGTCGCTCAAGGTCGTTCCGATTATCAACGAGAACGACTCGGTTGCCACGCACGAAATAAAGTTCGGCGATAATGATCGGCTGGCTGCCCGAATCGGTGCGGCCGCAAATGCCCAGGGCGTCGTTCTGCTATCCGATGTCGATGGTCTCTACACCGCCGATCCCACGCGCGATACCACCGCCACCCGCATCGAACGCGTTACCCGCATCGATGCCAAAGTGCTGGCGATGGCTGGCACTGGCACATCATCCGGCATGGGATCGGGCGGCATGGCTTCGAAGATCGAAGCGGCGCGCATCGCCAATAGCGCAGGAGCCGACCTGATCATCATTTCCGGCCACGAAAGCCATCCGTTAACGCGCATGGATTCAGGTGAGAACGGCACGGTATTCGTGGCGTCGGCGCGAACAAAAGGGCGCAAGACATGGCTGGCCGGGCGATTGACCGTCCGTGGCACCATTCACGTTGATGCCGGGGCCGTGCGCGCGCTTGCGTCAGGCGCATCGTTGCTGGCAGCCGGAGCCAAACGCACCGAAGGAAGTTTCTCGCGTGGTGATGTTGTGGACATTGCCGGTCCCGATGGCACGCCGATCGCAAGGGGCCTCAGCGAATATGACGCAGCCGATGCTGCGCGAATTACGGGCCTGAAAAGCGACGCGATCGCTGCCGTCCTTGGCTACGCGCCACGGTCGGCCCTGATCCACCGCGATCATATGGTCCACCTTTGA
- a CDS encoding Pycsar system effector family protein: MPEPVTPVDLPVRPLAADAIHLIRTTEQINVSLSQMADQKASILMGATFVVFTIAVNQASREHLSVALIIVATFAFLSAMLAVFAIMPSIRSKPSAKPNLLFFGSFANMSEDEYIDKMLVLLSEPATVHRAMLRDIYQNGQVLQHKKYKFLGAAYRVFLVGLVLTMAAFALQFTGVL, encoded by the coding sequence ATGCCCGAACCTGTAACTCCCGTCGATTTGCCCGTTCGACCCTTGGCCGCCGATGCCATCCACCTGATCCGCACGACCGAGCAGATCAATGTCAGCCTGTCGCAAATGGCGGACCAGAAGGCGAGTATACTGATGGGGGCAACGTTCGTGGTGTTTACGATTGCGGTCAATCAAGCGAGCCGCGAACATCTGTCGGTTGCGCTCATCATAGTGGCGACATTCGCGTTTCTGTCGGCGATGCTGGCGGTGTTCGCGATCATGCCGTCGATCAGGTCAAAACCATCGGCAAAGCCCAACCTGCTGTTTTTCGGCAGTTTCGCGAATATGAGCGAGGACGAGTATATCGATAAAATGCTGGTCCTGCTTAGTGAGCCTGCAACGGTTCACCGCGCTATGCTCCGCGACATTTACCAGAATGGGCAGGTGTTACAGCATAAGAAGTATAAATTCCTGGGCGCGGCGTACCGAGTCTTTCTCGTTGGCCTGGTGCTGACGATGGCCGCATTCGCGCTGCAATTTACAGGCGTGCTATAA
- a CDS encoding transglutaminase family protein: MRLAIDHHSTYNFSQPQARVVQLLRVTPNDYAAQTVIDWRIDVDCDARLRTGYDGYGNTTTMLYVDGPIEHIAITVRGEVLTEDMAGIVKGIDEPLPPLFYTRTTPLTAPDPTIAAHARSVGSSDRLERAHALNALVGSSIAIHGGRTAGALPAEILARGSGSVKDAAHLLVAVGHAAGYPARIVSGHSLHGPDRGTRQSAHYWAELYVERLGWVGLDPCSGFSPDESYVRVAVGLDGSDVTPVSGMRKGGGIEELDVGVFVGQSQD, encoded by the coding sequence ATGCGCCTCGCGATCGACCATCACAGCACCTATAATTTCAGCCAGCCACAAGCACGCGTTGTTCAGTTACTGCGCGTCACACCGAATGATTACGCCGCGCAGACCGTGATCGACTGGCGTATCGACGTCGATTGCGACGCACGACTCCGCACGGGCTATGACGGCTACGGCAATACGACGACGATGCTGTACGTCGATGGCCCGATCGAACACATTGCAATCACGGTGCGCGGCGAAGTCCTGACCGAAGATATGGCCGGCATCGTCAAGGGCATCGACGAACCCCTGCCCCCGCTGTTCTACACGCGCACCACCCCGCTAACCGCACCCGACCCGACGATAGCTGCCCATGCGCGCAGCGTCGGATCGTCCGATCGCCTCGAACGTGCGCACGCCTTGAACGCACTCGTCGGCAGCAGCATCGCAATCCACGGTGGCCGCACAGCGGGAGCACTCCCCGCCGAAATCCTCGCGCGCGGCAGTGGCAGCGTAAAGGATGCCGCCCACTTGCTGGTCGCCGTCGGCCATGCCGCTGGCTATCCCGCGCGCATCGTCTCTGGTCACAGCCTTCACGGTCCCGATCGCGGAACCCGGCAAAGCGCACATTATTGGGCCGAGCTCTACGTCGAACGGCTCGGCTGGGTCGGTCTCGATCCCTGTTCGGGGTTCAGTCCCGACGAAAGCTATGTCAGGGTCGCCGTGGGACTCGATGGCTCCGACGTCACCCCGGTGTCCGGCATGCGAAAAGGCGGCGGTATCGAGGAACTCGATGTCGGCGTATTCGTGGGGCAGTCGCAGGACTGA
- a CDS encoding metal-dependent hydrolase: MSHDKTPTDLTITPRDRRFGRGTAQKRWWLNDDPIASTFHDALSITFPKGEAFFVESVKAFRDGASPKLSAEIKSFVMQEVMHSREHVAFNNRVVDAGYQIADLEKVVVDSLELTKDRPQILNLAVTMALEHYTAMMAHQMLANPKYFSNLAPDLKAMWDWHAIEEIEHKGVAYDTWMHATRDWSAWKRWKVKAIMMLVVTKTFWPARWRATLELLRQDGLTGWRIKARLAWYLLGTPGVVRRMIPAWLAFFMPGFHPWNHDDRALIAKVDSDYAAAVLPQSAMAA, encoded by the coding sequence ATGTCTCATGACAAAACGCCTACCGACCTGACGATTACCCCACGCGACCGACGTTTCGGGCGTGGTACCGCACAGAAGCGCTGGTGGCTGAACGACGACCCTATCGCGAGCACATTCCACGACGCACTGTCGATCACCTTTCCAAAGGGTGAGGCGTTTTTCGTCGAATCGGTGAAGGCGTTTCGTGATGGCGCATCGCCGAAATTGAGCGCGGAAATCAAGTCGTTCGTAATGCAGGAGGTCATGCACAGCCGCGAACACGTTGCTTTCAACAATCGCGTTGTCGATGCCGGATACCAGATCGCAGATCTTGAAAAAGTTGTTGTCGATAGTCTGGAATTGACAAAGGATCGGCCGCAAATCCTGAATCTTGCCGTGACGATGGCGCTTGAGCATTATACCGCGATGATGGCGCATCAAATGCTTGCTAACCCGAAATACTTTTCGAATCTGGCACCCGATTTAAAGGCGATGTGGGATTGGCACGCGATCGAGGAAATCGAGCATAAGGGTGTTGCTTACGATACCTGGATGCACGCGACACGCGACTGGTCGGCGTGGAAGCGCTGGAAAGTGAAGGCGATCATGATGCTGGTCGTTACGAAAACATTCTGGCCTGCGCGTTGGCGCGCGACGCTGGAATTACTGCGTCAGGACGGATTGACGGGATGGCGTATCAAGGCGCGGCTGGCCTGGTATCTGTTGGGAACGCCGGGCGTGGTCCGTCGGATGATTCCCGCGTGGCTCGCTTTTTTTATGCCGGGCTTTCATCCCTGGAATCATGATGACCGCGCACTGATTGCAAAGGTCGACAGCGATTACGCGGCAGCAGTTTTGCCGCAATCGGCGATGGCCGCCTGA
- a CDS encoding GNAT family N-acetyltransferase, with amino-acid sequence MFARTERLLLRPGWVEDAPALAQAINREDIVLNLAHVPWPYSVADAESFLTNDRATGETNLLIFERTSAEPRLIGGIGLARNAGQTILGYWITPSSWGKGFATEAGRAVIDIARETLRIGQLTARHFVDNPASGQVLRKLGFCATGEREPLFSKGRGTSSPGLSYTLDLNALVLAA; translated from the coding sequence GTGTTCGCAAGGACCGAAAGACTATTGCTGCGGCCCGGCTGGGTCGAAGACGCCCCCGCACTGGCGCAGGCGATCAACCGTGAAGATATCGTCCTTAATCTGGCGCACGTCCCGTGGCCCTATTCAGTCGCCGATGCGGAAAGTTTTTTAACTAACGACCGAGCAACGGGCGAAACCAACCTCTTGATCTTTGAACGTACATCGGCCGAACCACGGTTGATCGGCGGGATCGGCCTTGCCCGCAATGCGGGACAGACCATCCTCGGTTACTGGATCACGCCGTCCAGTTGGGGAAAAGGTTTTGCCACAGAGGCCGGACGCGCAGTGATCGACATAGCGCGCGAGACACTGCGTATCGGTCAGCTCACAGCCCGGCATTTTGTCGACAATCCGGCATCAGGGCAGGTTTTGCGCAAGCTCGGCTTTTGCGCGACGGGAGAACGCGAGCCGTTGTTCAGCAAAGGCCGCGGCACATCGTCACCGGGCCTGTCCTATACGCTCGACCTCAATGCGCTTGTCTTAGCCGCCTGA
- a CDS encoding peptidase: MTYCVGLLVDAGLVIISDTRTNAGIDNISTYKKLHTLIDDEERTVFVASAGSLSVTQSMLSMLKEGLPCLDDTGVPRRVETQHTMFRVAQLVGEALSTARRAIGHTLEGTKINSSASILLGGRLGDGPLALYLVYAEGNFIECMPDAPFMQIGELKYGKPILDRALQWESPLDEAVKVALMSFDSTMRSNLSVGLPFDLVAISSDKDQKIVRLRIEADDSYFALLSSEWGRLLNESRAVIPDPPFLHLD, from the coding sequence ATGACGTATTGCGTGGGATTGCTGGTCGATGCCGGCCTTGTGATCATTTCCGACACCCGCACCAACGCCGGTATCGACAACATCTCGACATATAAAAAACTACATACACTGATCGACGACGAGGAACGGACGGTCTTTGTCGCCAGCGCGGGGAGTCTGTCGGTAACCCAGTCGATGCTGTCCATGTTGAAGGAGGGGCTACCTTGCCTCGACGATACCGGCGTACCCCGCCGTGTCGAGACGCAGCACACGATGTTCCGCGTCGCTCAACTTGTCGGAGAAGCGCTATCGACGGCGCGGCGCGCTATCGGACACACGCTAGAGGGTACGAAAATCAATTCGAGCGCGTCGATCCTTCTTGGCGGACGACTCGGCGACGGCCCGCTGGCGCTCTACCTCGTCTATGCAGAGGGTAATTTCATCGAATGTATGCCCGATGCTCCGTTCATGCAGATCGGCGAACTCAAATATGGAAAACCGATTCTCGACCGCGCGTTGCAATGGGAGTCGCCGTTGGATGAAGCGGTGAAGGTTGCGCTGATGTCTTTCGATTCGACGATGCGATCGAACCTGTCGGTCGGCCTGCCTTTCGATCTGGTCGCGATATCCAGCGATAAGGATCAAAAGATCGTGAGGCTGCGAATCGAAGCGGACGACAGCTATTTTGCGCTGCTTTCGTCGGAATGGGGTCGCTTGCTGAATGAATCTCGCGCCGTGATCCCCGATCCGCCCTTTTTGCACCTCGATTAA
- a CDS encoding NAD-dependent epimerase/dehydratase family protein: protein MRIAVTGATGFVGGHLLPRLIEAGHEVRALTRKPKARCAGITWIDGALNDDTALARLCEGCDAVIHVAGVVSADFAGFDAGNRLGTLAIVRAAETAGATRFVHISSLAAREPQLSMYGASKHAAEDVVTASSLDWRIVRPTAIYGPEDTGMLDIFRMAKHGFVVLPPTGSMSVIHVDDLCRLIVALTESPDGRVLYEADDGVPGGWTHREFAAALGKAMDRKGIALPMSKSVLSIASRLDVLFRGKNAKLTADRVGYLTHPDWTIAPGHRVPATLWTPQIATQAGLANTANWYREHRWL, encoded by the coding sequence ATGCGTATCGCGGTCACAGGAGCAACCGGCTTCGTCGGCGGCCATCTTTTGCCCCGGCTAATCGAAGCGGGGCACGAGGTCAGGGCACTGACCCGCAAACCTAAAGCAAGATGTGCAGGAATAACCTGGATCGATGGTGCCCTAAACGACGACACCGCACTCGCCCGCTTGTGCGAAGGCTGTGACGCCGTCATCCACGTCGCCGGCGTCGTGAGCGCGGACTTTGCAGGGTTCGATGCCGGGAACCGACTCGGCACGCTGGCTATCGTCCGTGCCGCCGAAACTGCCGGAGCAACGCGTTTCGTTCACATCTCCTCCCTCGCCGCGCGAGAACCCCAGCTTTCGATGTACGGAGCTTCGAAACACGCCGCAGAGGACGTCGTGACTGCCTCCAGCCTCGACTGGCGAATCGTTCGTCCAACCGCGATCTATGGCCCCGAAGACACGGGGATGCTCGACATATTTCGCATGGCAAAACACGGTTTCGTCGTGCTTCCCCCAACCGGCAGCATGTCGGTCATTCACGTCGATGATCTTTGCCGCCTGATCGTTGCGCTAACCGAAAGCCCCGATGGTCGCGTGCTCTACGAAGCAGACGACGGCGTTCCGGGCGGCTGGACTCATCGCGAATTTGCTGCCGCACTCGGTAAGGCGATGGACCGCAAGGGGATTGCTTTGCCGATGTCAAAGTCGGTGCTTTCGATCGCATCGCGGCTGGACGTCCTGTTCCGCGGGAAAAACGCAAAACTGACGGCCGATCGCGTCGGTTATCTTACTCATCCGGACTGGACGATCGCCCCCGGTCACCGCGTCCCCGCCACACTCTGGACGCCGCAAATCGCCACCCAGGCTGGCCTTGCGAACACCGCCAACTGGTACCGCGAACATCGGTGGTTATAG
- a CDS encoding GNAT family N-acetyltransferase, which translates to MGDGRLTAIAPSIVTQRLVLRAHRVEDHPACAALWGNNEVTRFIGGVPKSSQEAWFRILQYTGSWQLIGYGLWAICDRESGILIGEGGFSDFRRGIVALEGAPEIGWAFAQQAWGSGIASEAVSAMVAWVDVNLIASETRCLISDGNAASVKVATRNGYVACADLPDEARVFRRLRQAH; encoded by the coding sequence ATCGGCGATGGCCGCCTGACCGCAATCGCGCCTTCGATCGTCACGCAGCGACTGGTTCTCCGTGCCCACCGGGTGGAGGACCATCCCGCTTGCGCGGCGCTGTGGGGAAACAACGAGGTAACGCGGTTTATCGGCGGCGTACCGAAATCGTCACAGGAGGCTTGGTTTCGGATTTTGCAATATACCGGAAGCTGGCAGCTGATCGGCTATGGCCTCTGGGCGATATGCGATCGTGAGAGCGGCATATTGATAGGTGAGGGCGGCTTCAGCGACTTCCGGCGCGGCATTGTGGCATTGGAAGGCGCTCCCGAAATAGGTTGGGCCTTTGCTCAGCAAGCATGGGGCAGTGGGATCGCCAGCGAAGCGGTCAGCGCGATGGTCGCCTGGGTGGACGTAAATCTGATCGCGTCCGAAACACGATGCCTGATTTCTGACGGCAATGCCGCATCGGTGAAGGTTGCGACACGCAATGGTTACGTCGCGTGTGCGGACCTCCCCGATGAGGCACGCGTTTTCAGGCGGCTAAGACAAGCGCATTGA
- the rplU gene encoding 50S ribosomal protein L21, which yields MFAVVRTGGKQYRVAAGDKIVVEKIDGVAGAQIALTDILFAGADGVAQGIAGLTVAAEIIAQAKAEKIIVFKKKRRHNYRRKNGHRQQHTILRILSVGAEGTKASAKAAKTETAAPVAPVAAATE from the coding sequence ATGTTCGCAGTCGTGCGCACGGGCGGCAAGCAGTATCGCGTTGCCGCAGGAGACAAAATCGTCGTCGAGAAAATCGACGGTGTAGCTGGTGCGCAGATTGCGCTGACCGACATTCTTTTCGCGGGTGCCGATGGCGTCGCGCAAGGGATTGCTGGGCTGACAGTCGCTGCCGAAATTATCGCGCAGGCGAAAGCCGAGAAGATTATCGTCTTCAAGAAAAAGCGTCGCCATAATTACCGTCGCAAAAACGGTCATCGCCAACAGCACACGATCCTCAGGATCCTGAGTGTGGGCGCAGAAGGCACCAAGGCTTCGGCCAAGGCCGCCAAAACCGAAACTGCAGCACCGGTCGCACCGGTCGCAGCAGCGACCGAATAA
- a CDS encoding alpha-E domain-containing protein: protein MLSRTAASLYWMGRYVERAEFTARLVEATVRLDALSSSPAGEAAWASALMVIDSDTEFAATGEKLTPRNVARFLTLSTTHSGSVVSCLDKARDNAKAVRTALTREAWATINRAWLLFHGRTSPGDTQATLNLVNEAQAETRGFEGAIGRMMRNPSSWFIRLGATMERADNTARLLDVKYHILLPEGENVGGTVDRDQWTTILQTVSAVNAYRWLYRDGLKPWFVTELLILRRELPRSLAASAEEVVQHLNALGKQTGFQGEADRLARLRHARLGLTKVSTIVGDGLHEYLENFIDENAALSKAIARQFRFD from the coding sequence CGCAGCGTCGCTCTATTGGATGGGCCGTTACGTCGAACGTGCCGAATTTACCGCGCGCCTTGTCGAGGCAACCGTCCGCCTCGACGCCCTGTCGAGTTCGCCCGCAGGAGAAGCGGCATGGGCCAGTGCCTTGATGGTCATCGATTCGGACACCGAGTTCGCAGCGACTGGCGAAAAGCTGACCCCCCGCAATGTCGCCCGCTTCCTGACACTCTCCACGACTCACTCCGGCTCGGTCGTCAGTTGCCTCGACAAGGCCCGCGATAATGCAAAAGCCGTACGCACTGCCCTAACCCGCGAGGCATGGGCGACGATCAACCGCGCATGGTTATTGTTCCACGGACGGACCAGCCCCGGCGACACACAGGCGACTCTGAACCTCGTCAACGAGGCGCAAGCGGAAACGCGCGGGTTCGAGGGCGCGATCGGCCGGATGATGCGCAACCCATCGTCGTGGTTCATCCGTCTGGGCGCAACGATGGAGCGCGCCGATAACACCGCACGATTGCTCGACGTGAAATATCATATTCTTTTGCCAGAGGGCGAGAATGTCGGCGGCACCGTCGATCGCGACCAGTGGACGACGATCCTGCAAACCGTATCCGCCGTGAACGCCTATCGCTGGCTTTATCGCGACGGGTTGAAGCCGTGGTTCGTCACCGAACTGCTGATCCTGCGCCGTGAGCTACCGCGCTCACTCGCCGCCAGTGCAGAGGAAGTCGTCCAGCATCTGAATGCGCTCGGCAAACAAACCGGGTTTCAGGGAGAGGCCGACCGCCTTGCCCGTTTGCGCCATGCCCGCCTCGGTCTCACGAAAGTATCCACAATCGTCGGGGACGGCCTGCACGAGTATCTGGAGAATTTCATTGATGAAAATGCGGCATTGAGCAAAGCCATCGCTCGCCAGTTCAGGTTCGACTGA